A region of the Bacillus sp. NP247 genome:
TACTAAATCTGGATTTGCAACATCTTGAACGTATGTAATACAAATATCCGTTTGCGATCTATCCCCGACTCGAATCATTTCATTTCGAAGACGTGGATCGCGTATCCTTCTACGAATTAATGCTGTATTTACAACGATATTTTCAACAAAACCATCCCTTGCACCGCGCACTACCTTTTCTGTATCTGGTTCTGTCGGTGTCCTGCCCGGATAACTACGAACATCTATTGCGAACGCTTCCGTTTCGCCTTCCACAAATATAATAATGAGTCCTGATAATACTTGGATCATTACCTCATCCATCGTTTTCACTTTACTTACTTGTTGATGAATTAAACGATTCTCTAAAAGCTTCACTGTATCTTCTTCTACATCCCTTATTTCATTTGTATCCACCGCTTCTTCTAAAATAGGGATAATATAATTCGTATCACAAAGTCCATTTACAAATAACACACCAATTTCTTTATTTAAAATTTGAAATTTACGAATACCAACATCGTATGTAACACCGAGTCCGACCGTTTGCTTTAAATAATTTTCATTATCACTTAAAAAAGATGAAATCGGGATATTCACTTTTTTAGGCTTCGTCATAAAACCCACTCCTTTCCAAAATTAATTGAATCGCTTTTCTAGTAATAGGTGATCCTCTCTCCCATTCATCATTTCCGCACATCTTGCCAATATCACCTACCCCCACTATGACAGGAACATTCAGACCATCTAAACAATAAATCGTATCCCCACTAATCCTGCCAATTTCACCATCTGGGAGTCCAAATTTATCAACGCCATATTCTGTCAAATTCCCATTCCGATCTACACTTACATCTACACGTGCCCATTCCCAATGATGTGTATTAGATGCTACTGCTAAAATACCCAGTACATCGACTTGTTTATGTGTTGCGACATACTTTAACGCCTTTTCACCAGATCCTTCTCCTATAAATCCGCTGTCATCAAACATGACAAATACAGGGTCATATGGCGTTTGCATAATAAGCTCAACAACTTTCTTCCCTGTCAATTTGGTCGGATTACTTTGCGATGCTGAAATACACCTTCCCCCAAATTCCTTTGTTAACAGC
Encoded here:
- a CDS encoding stage V sporulation protein AE, with amino-acid sequence MRRRVVLVTDGDEYAKRTIELLTKEFGGRCISASQSNPTKLTGKKVVELIMQTPYDPVFVMFDDSGFIGEGSGEKALKYVATHKQVDVLGILAVASNTHHWEWARVDVSVDRNGNLTEYGVDKFGLPDGEIGRISGDTIYCLDGLNVPVIVGVGDIGKMCGNDEWERGSPITRKAIQLILERSGFYDEA